Sequence from the Seonamhaeicola sp. ML3 genome:
CGCAAGTAAAATGGAATGGGTACTATGGTTTTTATTCTGAGGATATCAAAAAAGCATACAAAGACCATGTAGGGAATACGGGCGATATCAATCTTATGTTAACGGCTATGCTACGCTATGCAGGTTTAAATGCCAATCCGGTTTTGGTGAGTACCAGAACACATGGCGTTCCTCTATTTCCAACCAGAGAAGGTTATAATTATGTGGTGTCTTGTGTTAAATTTGAAGACGACACTGTAGCTTTATTGGATGCAACAGACGAATTTTCAATTCCAAACATATTACCATTACGAACATTAAACTGGCAAGGTAGGATTGTTGCCGAAAACGGAGGCTCTAGTCCCATAAATCTGTATCCTAGAACGAAGTCTAAAGATATGGTCTTTATGATGCTAAAATTAGATGATGAAGGCACAGTACAAGGTAATTACAGAAGTACCAAAACCAACCACAAAGCACTTGCATTTAGGAATAATTATATAAGAGCTGACAAGGACGATTATTTAGAAAAGCTAGAAAATAAATATAACGGTATTAAAATAGAGAATTATGAGGTTAAAAATGCCAAAGATTTATCCAAGCCCATTGTGGAGTCTTACAAGTTCATCAAGGAAAGTCAAGCCGATATTATAGATGACAAAATATACTTTACACCATTATTCTATTTAAGTATTAATGAAAATCCGTTTAAACTTGAGAAAAGAGAATTCCCTGTTGATTTTGCATATCCATCAATAACTTCCTATAAAGTGTTAATTCATATACCAGAGGGCTATAAAATAGAATACATACCAGAATCTGCGTCTTTTGCTCTGCCAGATAATTTGGGAGCTTTTAGTTATAAGGTTATGGGTAACGGCAATTCTATCCAAGTGTCTGTGGACTCACAAATCAATCAATCCATTATATCGCCAATTTATTATGAGGCGTTAAGGGAATATTTTAATACTTTTATCCAAAAGGAAGCAGAACAAATTGTTTTAACAAAAGTATAATGGATATAGCAAACGCTCAAAAAGAGGTAGATAACTGGATAAAAGAACATGGCGTACGTTACTTTAACGAGCTTACCAATATGGCACAACTTACCGAAGAGGTTGGTGAAGTAGCAAGGATTATTGCCAGAAGGTATGGTGAGCAAAGTGAAAAAGAGAGCGACAAGGATAAAGATTTGGGCGAGGAACTGGCTGATGTTTTGTTCGTACTATTATGCTTAGCAAATCAAACAGGAACAGACTTACAAGAGGCGTTCGATAAGCGCATGAACAAGAAAGCTAAACGCGACCATGATAGGCATCATAATAATGAAAAGTTAAAATAATTCCAGTCTTCATAAGCTTTTACACTTAGGTTAATCCTCAGATTAAAAAAAGACACAAGTTTCGTAGCATTAATCTCTATGATCCAGTAAATTTGCTGCTCGTTTAAAAACAGGTATTGGTAGTATGCAATTAACACTTCATAAATCTGAAGTACTCAAAACATCTTCAGTAAAAATTACAGGGTCAAAGAGTGAATCGAATAGGTTGTTGCTTTTAAAAGCATTGTACCCTGTTTTTAATCTTGAAAATGTATCGAATTCAGACGATAGTAACTTAATGACTAAGGCATTGGTTTCTGATGAAAGTATTGTCGATATTCATCATGCGGGAACAGCCATGCGTTTTTTAACCGCATTCTTTTCAATACAAGAAGGTAGAACGGTTACGCTTACTGGTTCTAAGCGAATGAAAGAGCGCCCAATTAAAATTTTGGTAGAAGCATTAAAGGAACTGGGAGCAGATATAGCGTATGTTGAAAATGAGGGTTTTCCACCCTTAAAAATTAAAGGAAAAAAGCTAACTAATAATAAAGTATCTCTAGCGGCTAATGTAAGCAGCCAGTATATTTCGGCGTTATTGCTCATAGCCTCTAGATTGGAAAAAGGTTTAGAACTTACCCTCGATGGAGAAATAACATCGGTGCCTTACATAAAAATGACGCTAAGTCTTCTTGAAGAAATTGGAATAGAAACCTCTTTTGAAGGTAATGTTATTAGCGTAAAACCATCCACTAACAATCAAGAGGCTCAAACTTTGGTGGTAGAATCAGATTGGTCTTCGGCATCGTATTATTTTAGTATTGTGGCCTTGAGCCATATTGGTACAGAAGTCACCTTATCTTCTTACAAAAACGAATCATTACAAGGCGATTCTGTTTTAGTGGAGATTTATAAACATTTTGGTGTAGAAACTGTTTTTGGTGAACATACCATGACGCTTAAAAAAGTAAGGTTAAATGTGGCGCCATTAGAATTGGATCTAAAGAATGCTCCAGACATAGCCCAAACCATTGCAGTAACCTGTTTTGTCATGGGCATTTCTTGCGATTTAACGGGACTTCATACTCTAAAAATTAAGGAAACAGACCGTTTGGTCGCTTTAAAAACAGAAATAGAAAAGCTAGGTGGTGTAGTTGAAATTACAGATAAGTCATTACACTTAAAACCTTCAGACTCTATTAATGAAATGGTGCCTATTGCAACCTATAACGACCATAGAATGGCTATGGCATTTGCACCGGTAGCACTTAAAGCACCTGTGGTCATCGAAGATGCTATGGTGGTTTCCAAGTCGTACCCTACGTTCTGGGAAGACCTGAAAACTATAGGTTTTAAAATATCTGAATAATAATTCCGGAATTACTTGACAACCCCTATTTGCAGATTGTATATTTGCAACTTTGTAAAAATATTTGCAGAAGGCAGTTTGCCCTTCTGTAGTTTTTAAAATAGACTACTAAAAACTAAAACAGAACTACATGAAATTATCTAACTTCGGCTTTGATCTACCAAGCGAACTTTTAGCAGAATATCCATCAGAAAACAGAGATGAATCGCGCTTAATGGTATTGAATAGAAAGGAACAAACCATAGAGCATAAACTGTTTAAAGATATAATAGATTATTTTGATGAAGATGATGTACTTATCTTAAACAACACAAAAGTTTTTCCTGCAAGACTGTATGGTAATAAAGAAAAAACTGGAGCTAGAATCGAGGTGTTTTTATTAAGAGAACTTAACGAAGAACAACGCCTTTGGGATGTTTTGGTAGACCCTGCAAGAAAGATAAGAATTGGTAATAAACTTTACTTTGGTGAAGATGAAACGTTGGTTGCTGAAGTTATCGATAATACAACGTCAAGAGGAAGAACATTACGTTTCTTATATGATGGGTCTTATATAGACTTTAGAAGAAAATTACAAGAATTAGGAGAAACACCTTTGCCAAAATATATTAAGCGAGATGTAGAGCCAGAAGATGAAGATAGATACCAAACCATATACGCAAAAAATGAAGGTGCAGTAGCGGCGCCAACAGCGGGGCTTCACTTTTCTAAACACCTATTAAAGCGTTTGGAAATTAAAGGTGTAAATTTTGCCGAGGTAACGTTACATGTAGGTTTGGGAACTTTTAATCCGGTAGAAGTTGAAGACCTTTCAAAACACAAAATGGATAGTGAAGAAATAAGTATCGATTCGTTGGCTGTAGATACTGTAAATACTGCTATTAAAAAGAGAAAGCGCATATGTGCTGTGGGAACAACGGCGATGAGAACCATTGAAAGTTCTGTGTCCTCTGGAGGTCTTCTTAACGAAATGGACGGATGGACCAACAAGTTTATATTCCCACCTTACGATTTTAGTATTGCAAACTGTATGATTACTAATTTCCACACACCAAAATCTACATTGCTAATGATGGTTTCTGCATTTGCTGGGCACGATTTTATTATGAAAGCCTATGAAGAAGCAGTAAAAGAAAAGTATAGATTTTACAGTTACGGAGATGCTATGTTAATTATTTAGTTAAAAAGAATTTCCCCTATGCTTGCATCGGGGTTTCCGTTGAAATTGTCATTCCCGTGAAAACGGGAACCTAAAATCAAGAATTTCGATTTTTGACATAAATCCAAAATGAAACCATGAAATACTACCTTAGCTTACCTTGAGGATAGTTGGTTTAAAGAAATTCTTTATTTATACATTGAAACTAAATATAAAAGCCTCGTTTTCGAGGCTTTTTTTATGAGTTTGGATTTAAGATGAGTTCTGTAGGTAACCTACAACGAAATGATGTCATTCTGTAATTCCCAAGTCAAAAATCGTATATAGCATTTGCTTTCGTTATTTTTGCATAATCTATGACAGACAAGAAAAGAGACATTAGAGCCTTAACAAAAGAAGAGTTACGAGATTTCTTTATCCAAGAAGATGATAAGGCGTTTCGTGGCAATCAAGTTTATGAGTGGTTATGGCAAAAATCGGCACATAACTTTGATGATATGACAAACATATCTAAAAGTACGCGACAAATGCTCGAGGATAATTTTGTTATAAACCATGTTGAGGTCGATACCATGCAGCGAAGTAGCGATGGTACCGTAAAAAATGCGGTAAGGCTTCACGACGGATTAATTGTTGAGTCTGTTTTAATTCCAACAGAAACAAGAACTACTGCCTGTGTGTCTAGCCAAGTGGGGTGTAGCTTAGATTGTAAGTTTTGCGCAACAGCTCGCTTAAAGCGTATGCGTAATCTAAACCCAGACGAGATTTACGACCAAGTTGTGGTCATAGACAAAGAAAGTAGGTTATATCACAACAGGCCTTTGAGCAATATTGTATTTATGGGTATGGGAGAACCGCTCATGAATTATAAAAATGTGCTTCAGGCCATAGATAAAATTACCTCGCCTGAAGGTTTGGCTATGTCTCCAAAGCGTATTGTTGTGTCTACCTCTGGAGTGCCAAAAATGATAAATAAAATGGCAGACGATGGTGTTAAGTTTAAACTGGCAGTGTCTTTACACTCGGCCATCGATGAGGTTCGAAACACTATGATGCCCTTTAATAAAACCTTTCCGCTTAAAGATTTAAGGGAAGCTCTGGAATATTGGTACGAAAAGACCAGAAATAGAATCACCTACGAATATGTGGTGTGGAAAGGAATAAACGACAAAAGAAAGGATGTTGACGCTTTGGTGAAGTTTTGCAAATTTGCACCAAGTAAAGTAAATTTAATAGAATACAACCCCATAGATGATGGCGAGTTTCAACAAGCCAGTTCAGAAGCCATAGATATGTATCAAAATGTTCTTGAGGCCAATAACATAACCGTTACCATTAGAAGAAGTCGAGGTAAGGATATCGATGCTGCTTGTGGCCAACTGGCTAATAAAACCTAAGCCGAAAATATTTTTTGTCATTACCGCGAAGGCGGCAATCTATTCCCCTAAATAAGTTTTATATTTGATGTTTCTTAAAATAGCACCTTGAAAGTAGTAGAACAAATAAAACAGCCCATTGCTTTTGAAATGGACCTTTTCGAACAAAAGTTTCAGCTTTCCATGTCGAGTAAGGTGGCTCTGTTAAATCGTATCACACACTATATAGTAAACCGAAAAGGGAAACAAATGCGCCCAATGTTCGTGTTCTTGGTTGCCAAAATGGTTTCTAATGGCGAGGTGCGTGAGCGTACTTACAGAGGTGCTTCGGTAATAGAGTTAATACATACAGCATCTTTAGTTCATGATGATGTGGTCGATGATAGTAACCGCCGTCGTGGGTTTTTCTCTGTAAATGCGCTTTGGAAAAACAAAATAGCAGTCTTAATAGGTGATTTTTTACTATCTAAAGGGATGTTGCTCTGTATCGATAATGACGATTTCGATTTACTTAAAATCATATCTGTAGCCGTTCGTGAAATTGTAGAGGGCGAATTACTTCAAATCGATAAAGCCAGAAAGTTAGATATCACCGAGGCGGTTTATTACGAGATTATCCGTCAGAAAACAGCGACCCTTATTGCGGCATGCTGTAGTTTAGGAGCGGCTTCTGTAAAACCGAACTCTGATCATGTTGAAAAGATGCGTAAATTCGGGGAACTCATTGGTATGGCATTTCAAATAAAGGACGATTTATTCGATTATGGAGACACGGCTATCGGCAAACCTACCGGAATAGACATTAAGGAACAAAAAATGACCCTGCCTTTAATATATGTTTTGAATAACGCCAATAAAAAAGATAAGAGTTGGCTAATAAATTCGGTAAAAAACCATAACAAAGACAAAAAACGCGTAAAAGAAGTTATTGCTTTTGTAAAAGACAATGGTGGTTTGGAATATGCCGTAACCAAAATGAAGGCATTTCGTGAAGAAGCCTTGACTTTGCTTAACGATTACCCGGACTCGGAGTTTAAAAGTGCTTTAGAGCTTATGGTTAATTATGTTATTGACAGGAAGAAGTAGAGAAGTAGTAAAGAGGTGTTTTTCGTTTAGCGTGTTTGTGTAGGATAGTTGCGTGATTAAGCAACTAACTTGACAAAAATGGAACTAACCAGAAGGAAATTCATATGATTTTCCGAGTAGGCAAGAAACGGGCAATTATTTTTATATGTTGTTTGCTAACGTTTTATTTTTTATTACTGTTACTTAAGTCGTACTTTATAGTATCGCGAGTTGCCATTGATTTTTTCAATATATCCCTCATTTTTTTTGTTTAATCTTAATCTATAGTATTTAATAAAAGACTCAGAAGAAGTTGTTATCATACAATATTTATTGATGCTGTTTTCTATGCAAATTTCCGACTGACTTTTACTCGGGATTATTATATCTAATTTTGAGTTCTTTTCTAGTTTATATACTTTGCCGTTTATAGTAACCAAAATGGCATTCTTTGTTTCATTTTTGGATTCTCTAAATAAAACAATTTTAGAAGAATCTTTGTTACTATTATTTGGTTCTAGTGAATTATTTTTAAATTTTCTTGAATTATAATTGTTTATTAATTTTAAAATTTCTGGTAATTCATCTTTTCTTTTAGTACTTTCTAACTTTTTAAGGGCTATATTATCATCAGATAATACTTTTTTAAGAATATTTCGGTTTGAGATATAATAATGTACTGGACGTAGACCAAAATGACTATTAGAAACACCAGAACTAAAAACTTTTTCAAATAAAGTGTCTTTTTCGATATACCATTCGGCAAAAAGGTGATCAACTGAATACATCCCACTCCCTGAGCTAATTAAGGAAGTACTATTATTAATTAACCCTCTGTATAATTTAATATCTCCATCTATGATAAGTTCAACAAATACATTTTTATTTTCATAAAACGCATTATTATTATATCTGTAAAAGCCCTTGATTTTATCAAGTTCGATTTCTATATTTATTTTTGAATCAGCGGGTTTATATTTAAATTTGTCTTTAGAAATAGAAAAGTTTTCTGTAAATGTGGTGTCATTTTCTTTAGTGACAAAAAAGGACTGACCGTAAATATTTAAGGACATACAGATGAATGCCCAAATTGAAAATTTTAATCTCATTTTTTTAATGTTTACTAACTTAAGGATATGCAATGTTTCAATGTCTCATACCCAACGCTTAACAAATCTAGTTGAATTTTCTGATAAAACCAAGTGCGTTTACTACGGAGAATTCCTTTATTTTTGCGGTAATGCAAACCCAAATTCAAGAGTACATTCCTAAATCTGCGGTATTTCAAGTTCTAAAACTTTTAGAGCACGATAACTTGGTGGTAAAAATCAAAAAGGAACGTAAAACAAGGCATGGCGATTATATGCGCTTACCCAATGGAAAACACCAAATAACGGTAAATGCTAATTTGAATACCTACCGTTTTTTTAGTAACTTTAATTAACATCAACTCTCGTGTTTCTCTTTTATTTTTAGAAAATTTAAAGCTGTTAAGACAAGCTTTCACAATAATAAAAAGAGGATTGCCTTATGATGAAAACTTTGTTTTTTAACTCAGTTCTTATTGGAGGTAGTTTTTATTCGGTTAGTCTTCTTTTTAAATCCATTCTACCGTGTAAAATTCTAGTAATTTCTATTGGTTCACTATCCAAATTCCTGTAAAATATGATATGCCTGTTCGCCTTAAGTCCAAATAAATCTTTTTGAATTCCATCGTAATTTTTTCCGATTTCAGGATTTTTAGCAATTTCTTTACAAAGTTCCATTATTTGAAAGTAATACTTCTCAGCTTGCTTTTCAGACCATTTGTCAAAGGTGTAGTTCCAAATCTCATTTAAATCCTCAACAGCTTTGTTGGTCAGTTGAAATTTAGCCATTTACTCGTTTTTCCGCTTTTAACGCTTTTAAGTTTTGTTCCCAGTCAAAGTCGTGAGCAATTCCACTGTCAATTCCGTCTTGAATAGCATTTTTTAGAGCAATTACTTTACTTTCTTCATTTTCCAAAAGTCGAAGACCAGCTCTTATTACTTCGCTTACGTTTTTATATCTTCCAGCTGAAACTTGATTGCTGACAAATTGGTCAAAATAATTTCCGAGTGATATAGATGTATTTTTACTCATTTTAAAATTCTTTTCGTAAAAATACCAATTTTTGGTAATTATTGCAAATTACACCCAACTTAAGAATGTTAAACGATTTTAGCTGAACTTTAAGATAAAGCCAAGTGTTTTTACCTCAAAGAATTCTTTTATTTTTGCGGTAATGCAAACCCAAATTCAAGAGTACATTCCTAATTCTGCGGTATCTCAAGTTCTAAAACTTTTAGAGCACGATAACTTGGTGGTAAAAATCAAAAAGGAACGTAAAACAAGGCATGGCGATTATATGCGCTTACCCAATGGAAAACACCAAATAACGGTAAATGCTAATTTGAATACTTACCGTTTTTTGATAACCTTAATCCATGAAATTGCGCATTTCGAGGCTTATAAAACTTATGGGCGGTTTATTAAACCTCACGGTATAGAGTGGAAACGCACTTTTCAACATTTAATGTTGCCGTTTATAAACCCAAATATTTTCCCTAACGATTTATTACCACTTTTAGCAAAGCATTTTAAAAACCCAAAAGCAAGTAGCGATACCGATACAGATTTAACTTTAGCTTTAAAACAATTTGATGAGCCCAATGGTAAAACCTATATATTTGATGTACCTTTAGGTCATAGTTTTAAACTCTATAACGGAAAGGTGTTTTTAAAAGGGAAAAAGCGTGTTAAACGTTTTGAATGTTTAGAAGTTAAAACAGGAAAACTATATTTATTTAACCCCAACGCAGAAGTTGAATTACTAGAAAACAACCATGAACAGTAACTATTACGCTATTTTAATGGCAGGAGGAGTAGGTTCAAGATTTTGGCCGGTAAGTACCCAAGATTTCCCTAAGCAATTTCATGATATGTTAGGTACGGGCGATACCTTAATCCAAAAAACATTTCAAAGATTATCGCGTTTAATCCCAAAAGAAAATATTTTCATTCTTACCAACGCACGCTATAACGATTTGGTCTTAGAGCAGTTGCCAGAAGTGGAACAACGACAAGTCCTCTTGGAGCCAGCCATGCGTAATACGGCACCTTGTATTTTATACGCCTCTTTAAAAATCCAAAAAGAAAATCCTAATGCTGTAATGATTGTTGCGCCCAGTGACCATTGGATTGAAGACGAAACGACCTTTGCTAAAAATGTACAAACAGCATTCGATTATTGCTCTAATAACAAGGCTTTAATGACTCTTGGTATAAAACCTACGTTCCCCAATACAGGCTACGGATATATAGAGTACGATAAAAATACTTCTGAAACGGTAAAGTCGGTAGACCAATTCAGGGAAAAACCAGACTATGAAACAGCAAAAGCATTTATTAGCGCAGGTAATTTTCTTTGGAATGCCGGGATTTTTATGTGGAGTGCAGCAACCGTTATAGAGGCTTTCAAGAGGAATCAACCCGAATTATATGAGCTTTTTGAATCTGGTATATCGGCTTACAATACACCAGATGAAAATGAGTTTATATTAGAAAATTATCCAAAAGCAGAGAACATTTCGGTAGACTATGCCATAATGGAAAAATCTTCGAATGTACATGTAATTGGTGCCGAATTCGATTGGAACGATTTAGGAACCTGGGGAAGTTTATACGACAAGCTAGATAAAGATAAGCATAGTAATGCTATTTTAAACGCTAAAAGTTTAGTCGAAAATGCCGAACGTAACATCGTAAGGGCACCTAAAGGAAAACTAGTGGTCATCGATGGATTAAACGATTATATTATTGTAGATCACGATAACACCTTGTTAATTTATCCTAAAAGCAAAGAACAGGATATAAAACAAATCCAACAACGTTTAAAAAACAAGTACGGAAAGAATTAAAGAGTTTTTTAGTAGCTATTCTGTAAAGTATTTGAGCTGAATTCCTTTCTAAAAAAGAGCAAGGACGTAAAGTATTTAAGGCATAATATGTAAAATACGATTGTGACTGGACACTGCGACTGAAAACTAAATAATGTAACTTTTTCCAAAAAATATTGTCTATATTGGTGTGCATAAGTTAATCCAAACCCATTTATGGAAGAAAGTAAATTTAACTTCACCGAAGACGACCCTGCAAATAAAGAACAAGTTGCCCAAAGTAAGGAAGCTGTAAAAAAAGATGCTCAAGGACTTTTTCAAAGTATAAGAACTTTTTTGAGTGAGTTATTGGCATT
This genomic interval carries:
- a CDS encoding nucleotide pyrophosphohydrolase, which encodes MDIANAQKEVDNWIKEHGVRYFNELTNMAQLTEEVGEVARIIARRYGEQSEKESDKDKDLGEELADVLFVLLCLANQTGTDLQEAFDKRMNKKAKRDHDRHHNNEKLK
- a CDS encoding 3-phosphoshikimate 1-carboxyvinyltransferase, coding for MQLTLHKSEVLKTSSVKITGSKSESNRLLLLKALYPVFNLENVSNSDDSNLMTKALVSDESIVDIHHAGTAMRFLTAFFSIQEGRTVTLTGSKRMKERPIKILVEALKELGADIAYVENEGFPPLKIKGKKLTNNKVSLAANVSSQYISALLLIASRLEKGLELTLDGEITSVPYIKMTLSLLEEIGIETSFEGNVISVKPSTNNQEAQTLVVESDWSSASYYFSIVALSHIGTEVTLSSYKNESLQGDSVLVEIYKHFGVETVFGEHTMTLKKVRLNVAPLELDLKNAPDIAQTIAVTCFVMGISCDLTGLHTLKIKETDRLVALKTEIEKLGGVVEITDKSLHLKPSDSINEMVPIATYNDHRMAMAFAPVALKAPVVIEDAMVVSKSYPTFWEDLKTIGFKISE
- the queA gene encoding tRNA preQ1(34) S-adenosylmethionine ribosyltransferase-isomerase QueA, whose product is MKLSNFGFDLPSELLAEYPSENRDESRLMVLNRKEQTIEHKLFKDIIDYFDEDDVLILNNTKVFPARLYGNKEKTGARIEVFLLRELNEEQRLWDVLVDPARKIRIGNKLYFGEDETLVAEVIDNTTSRGRTLRFLYDGSYIDFRRKLQELGETPLPKYIKRDVEPEDEDRYQTIYAKNEGAVAAPTAGLHFSKHLLKRLEIKGVNFAEVTLHVGLGTFNPVEVEDLSKHKMDSEEISIDSLAVDTVNTAIKKRKRICAVGTTAMRTIESSVSSGGLLNEMDGWTNKFIFPPYDFSIANCMITNFHTPKSTLLMMVSAFAGHDFIMKAYEEAVKEKYRFYSYGDAMLII
- the rlmN gene encoding 23S rRNA (adenine(2503)-C(2))-methyltransferase RlmN, encoding MTDKKRDIRALTKEELRDFFIQEDDKAFRGNQVYEWLWQKSAHNFDDMTNISKSTRQMLEDNFVINHVEVDTMQRSSDGTVKNAVRLHDGLIVESVLIPTETRTTACVSSQVGCSLDCKFCATARLKRMRNLNPDEIYDQVVVIDKESRLYHNRPLSNIVFMGMGEPLMNYKNVLQAIDKITSPEGLAMSPKRIVVSTSGVPKMINKMADDGVKFKLAVSLHSAIDEVRNTMMPFNKTFPLKDLREALEYWYEKTRNRITYEYVVWKGINDKRKDVDALVKFCKFAPSKVNLIEYNPIDDGEFQQASSEAIDMYQNVLEANNITVTIRRSRGKDIDAACGQLANKT
- a CDS encoding polyprenyl synthetase family protein yields the protein MKVVEQIKQPIAFEMDLFEQKFQLSMSSKVALLNRITHYIVNRKGKQMRPMFVFLVAKMVSNGEVRERTYRGASVIELIHTASLVHDDVVDDSNRRRGFFSVNALWKNKIAVLIGDFLLSKGMLLCIDNDDFDLLKIISVAVREIVEGELLQIDKARKLDITEAVYYEIIRQKTATLIAACCSLGAASVKPNSDHVEKMRKFGELIGMAFQIKDDLFDYGDTAIGKPTGIDIKEQKMTLPLIYVLNNANKKDKSWLINSVKNHNKDKKRVKEVIAFVKDNGGLEYAVTKMKAFREEALTLLNDYPDSEFKSALELMVNYVIDRKK
- a CDS encoding type II toxin-antitoxin system RelE/ParE family toxin, with product MAKFQLTNKAVEDLNEIWNYTFDKWSEKQAEKYYFQIMELCKEIAKNPEIGKNYDGIQKDLFGLKANRHIIFYRNLDSEPIEITRILHGRMDLKRRLTE
- a CDS encoding type II toxin-antitoxin system ParD family antitoxin; amino-acid sequence: MSKNTSISLGNYFDQFVSNQVSAGRYKNVSEVIRAGLRLLENEESKVIALKNAIQDGIDSGIAHDFDWEQNLKALKAEKRVNG
- a CDS encoding SprT-like domain-containing protein; this encodes MQTQIQEYIPNSAVSQVLKLLEHDNLVVKIKKERKTRHGDYMRLPNGKHQITVNANLNTYRFLITLIHEIAHFEAYKTYGRFIKPHGIEWKRTFQHLMLPFINPNIFPNDLLPLLAKHFKNPKASSDTDTDLTLALKQFDEPNGKTYIFDVPLGHSFKLYNGKVFLKGKKRVKRFECLEVKTGKLYLFNPNAEVELLENNHEQ
- a CDS encoding mannose-1-phosphate guanylyltransferase, producing the protein MNSNYYAILMAGGVGSRFWPVSTQDFPKQFHDMLGTGDTLIQKTFQRLSRLIPKENIFILTNARYNDLVLEQLPEVEQRQVLLEPAMRNTAPCILYASLKIQKENPNAVMIVAPSDHWIEDETTFAKNVQTAFDYCSNNKALMTLGIKPTFPNTGYGYIEYDKNTSETVKSVDQFREKPDYETAKAFISAGNFLWNAGIFMWSAATVIEAFKRNQPELYELFESGISAYNTPDENEFILENYPKAENISVDYAIMEKSSNVHVIGAEFDWNDLGTWGSLYDKLDKDKHSNAILNAKSLVENAERNIVRAPKGKLVVIDGLNDYIIVDHDNTLLIYPKSKEQDIKQIQQRLKNKYGKN